In Streptomyces hawaiiensis, one genomic interval encodes:
- a CDS encoding Zn-ribbon domain-containing OB-fold protein has translation MLRPVTDADGAPFWEYAAQGELRVQACAGCDEFRFPPRPCCPHCQSFESEWRPVSGRGRVWSYVVAHPPLLPDYAAQAPYNVVVVELDEAPRIRLVGNLVTGAGQPLGAFPPESIRIGARVRAVFHDGLPQWVPERS, from the coding sequence ATGCTGCGTCCCGTCACCGATGCCGACGGCGCCCCCTTCTGGGAGTACGCCGCACAGGGCGAACTCCGCGTCCAGGCCTGCGCCGGCTGCGACGAGTTCCGCTTCCCGCCCCGGCCCTGCTGCCCGCACTGCCAGTCCTTCGAGAGCGAGTGGCGGCCGGTGTCCGGCCGGGGCCGGGTCTGGTCGTACGTCGTCGCCCATCCGCCGCTGCTGCCCGACTACGCCGCGCAGGCGCCGTACAACGTGGTCGTCGTCGAGCTGGACGAAGCACCTCGCATCCGGCTGGTGGGCAACCTGGTCACCGGGGCCGGGCAGCCCCTCGGCGCCTTCCCGCCGGAGAGCATCCGCATCGGGGCCCGGGTGCGGGCCGTCTTCCACGACGGCCTTCCCCAGTGGGTTCCGGAGCGGTCATGA
- a CDS encoding lipid-transfer protein: MAAGSGGLKDATALVGIGQTPFAKRLPEDERALACRAVLAALDDAGIAPGEVDALASYTMEETDEVELAKACGFGDLTFFSKVGFGGGGSCATVAHLAAAITAGQASVGVAWRSRKRGSGPRPWTNTSVQLPTPAQWTRPYGLLRPADEIAMLTRRYLHEYGATRDHLFNVALACRNRANQNPAAIMYDRPLTREMYMTSRWISEPLCLFDNCLETDGALACVVVSAERARDCRRRPVYVHSAAQSLPAQHHGMVNYWNDDPLTGPAWSAARHLWKHSDLAPEDVDVAQIYDAFTPLVLLSLEGYGFCGRGEGGAFTEGGALEIGGLLPVNTGGGGLSEAYVHGFNLINEGVRQLRGSSTAQVPGASACLVTAGEGVPTSALLLRS; this comes from the coding sequence ATGGCAGCAGGATCGGGAGGCCTCAAGGACGCCACCGCTCTCGTCGGCATAGGCCAGACGCCCTTCGCCAAACGGCTCCCGGAGGACGAACGCGCCCTCGCCTGCCGGGCCGTGCTCGCCGCTCTCGACGATGCCGGGATCGCGCCCGGCGAGGTCGACGCCCTCGCCTCCTACACCATGGAGGAGACGGACGAGGTGGAGCTGGCGAAGGCCTGCGGCTTCGGCGATCTCACGTTCTTCAGCAAAGTGGGTTTCGGCGGCGGGGGTTCGTGCGCCACCGTCGCCCATCTCGCCGCCGCCATCACCGCCGGGCAGGCGAGCGTCGGGGTGGCCTGGCGGTCCCGCAAGCGGGGCAGCGGGCCCCGGCCCTGGACCAACACCTCCGTCCAGCTCCCCACTCCGGCCCAGTGGACCAGGCCGTACGGGCTGCTGAGGCCCGCCGACGAGATCGCGATGCTCACCCGCCGCTACCTGCACGAATACGGCGCCACCCGGGACCACCTCTTCAACGTCGCCCTGGCCTGCCGCAACCGGGCCAACCAGAACCCCGCCGCGATCATGTACGACCGGCCCCTGACCCGCGAGATGTACATGACGTCCCGCTGGATCAGCGAGCCGCTCTGCCTCTTCGACAACTGCCTGGAGACCGACGGGGCGCTGGCGTGCGTGGTGGTCTCCGCCGAGCGCGCCCGTGACTGCCGGCGCAGGCCCGTCTACGTCCACTCCGCCGCCCAGTCGCTCCCCGCCCAGCACCACGGCATGGTCAACTACTGGAACGACGACCCCCTCACCGGCCCCGCCTGGAGCGCCGCCCGGCACCTGTGGAAACACTCCGACCTGGCCCCCGAGGACGTCGACGTCGCCCAGATCTACGACGCCTTCACCCCCCTGGTGCTGCTCTCCCTGGAGGGCTACGGCTTCTGCGGGCGCGGCGAGGGCGGGGCGTTCACCGAGGGCGGGGCGCTGGAGATCGGCGGGCTGCTGCCGGTGAACACCGGCGGCGGCGGGCTGTCCGAGGCCTACGTCCACGGCTTCAACCTCATCAACGAAGGGGTCAGGCAGCTGCGCGGGAGCAGTACCGCACAGGTGCCGGGCGCATCCGCCTGTCTGGTCACGGCGGGCGAAGGGGTTCCCACCTCCGCCCTGCTGCTGAGGAGTTGA
- a CDS encoding enoyl-CoA hydratase/isomerase family protein: MSSVLVRTDRDSGVAVVTLNRPDRLNAVDLAMADELASIWGELRFDDSVRAIVLTGAGERAFCTGIDRDAVVPQPNSPYAQDDPLLGIGPKANDLWKPVVAAVHGMACGGAFYLLGEAEFVVADTTASFFDPHTTYGMVSAYETVLMAQRMPYGEVARMALMGTAERISAHRAYQVGLVSELVADGEASEAAIACAALLAGYPTEAVQGTVRALWAASEAGRAQGFAQAPHLIALGNATGERQTRLFTGRSREYRLRE; this comes from the coding sequence ATGAGCAGCGTCCTCGTGCGGACCGACCGGGACAGCGGGGTCGCCGTCGTGACACTGAACCGGCCCGACCGGCTCAACGCCGTCGACCTCGCCATGGCCGACGAACTGGCCTCCATCTGGGGCGAATTGCGGTTCGACGACTCGGTGCGGGCCATCGTCCTCACCGGGGCCGGCGAGCGTGCCTTCTGCACCGGCATCGACCGGGACGCCGTCGTGCCGCAGCCGAACTCGCCGTACGCGCAGGACGATCCGCTGCTCGGCATCGGGCCGAAGGCGAACGACCTGTGGAAACCGGTCGTGGCCGCCGTGCACGGCATGGCCTGCGGAGGGGCCTTCTATCTGCTCGGCGAGGCGGAGTTCGTCGTCGCGGACACCACCGCCTCCTTCTTCGACCCGCACACCACCTACGGCATGGTCAGCGCCTACGAGACCGTCCTGATGGCGCAGCGCATGCCGTACGGGGAGGTCGCGCGGATGGCGTTGATGGGCACGGCGGAGCGGATCTCGGCGCACCGCGCCTACCAGGTCGGGCTGGTGTCGGAACTCGTGGCGGACGGTGAGGCGTCGGAGGCGGCGATCGCGTGCGCCGCCCTCCTCGCCGGGTATCCGACCGAGGCCGTGCAGGGGACCGTGCGGGCGCTGTGGGCCGCGAGCGAGGCGGGGCGGGCACAGGGGTTCGCGCAGGCGCCTCATCTCATCGCACTCGGGAACGCGACGGGCGAGCGGCAGACCCGGCTGTTCACGGGCCGGTCGCGGGAGTACCGATTGCGCGAGTAA
- a CDS encoding alpha/beta fold hydrolase → MIDVNGIQLHIAEQGEGPLVVLLHGFPESWHSWRHQFGPLAEAGFRVVAPDQRGYGGSDRPEDVSAYSILHLVGDVVGLIHALGEERAFVVGHDWGAPVAWHTALLRPDVVRGVAGLSVPPPFRGQRPPLETMRERFEGRFYWNYFNQPGAADAEFAADTRTTLRKLLYSASGDAPDAGRPEQALVDLERGWLTDAPNPEVLPEWLTEDDLDVLTESFEPGFTGALNWYRNLDRNWELTAPWQGAVVSPPALYVYGDRDLVPAFPGTPELIERLPELMPNLRKPLVLPGCGHWTQQERPTEVNEALTGFLTELRD, encoded by the coding sequence ATGATCGACGTCAATGGCATACAGCTGCACATCGCGGAGCAGGGCGAGGGCCCGCTCGTGGTGCTGCTGCACGGATTCCCGGAGTCCTGGCACTCCTGGCGGCACCAGTTCGGTCCGCTGGCCGAGGCCGGTTTCCGGGTGGTCGCTCCCGACCAGCGCGGGTACGGCGGCAGCGACCGCCCCGAGGACGTGTCCGCGTACAGCATCCTCCACCTGGTGGGGGACGTGGTCGGGCTGATCCACGCGCTGGGCGAGGAGCGGGCGTTCGTCGTCGGGCACGACTGGGGCGCGCCGGTGGCCTGGCACACCGCGCTGCTGCGGCCGGACGTGGTGCGCGGGGTGGCCGGGCTGAGCGTGCCGCCGCCGTTCCGTGGCCAGCGGCCTCCGCTGGAGACCATGCGGGAGCGGTTCGAGGGCCGCTTCTACTGGAACTACTTCAACCAGCCCGGCGCAGCCGACGCCGAGTTCGCCGCCGACACCCGCACGACCCTGCGCAAGCTGCTGTACTCCGCCTCCGGTGACGCGCCGGACGCCGGGCGTCCCGAGCAGGCCCTGGTCGACCTGGAGCGCGGGTGGCTCACGGACGCGCCGAACCCCGAGGTGTTGCCCGAGTGGCTCACCGAGGACGACCTCGACGTGCTCACCGAGAGCTTCGAGCCGGGCTTCACCGGCGCCCTCAACTGGTACCGCAACCTGGACCGCAACTGGGAGCTGACCGCCCCCTGGCAGGGCGCGGTGGTGTCCCCGCCCGCGCTGTACGTGTACGGCGACCGGGACCTGGTCCCGGCCTTCCCGGGCACGCCCGAACTGATCGAGAGGCTGCCCGAGTTGATGCCGAACCTGCGCAAGCCGCTCGTGCTGCCGGGCTGCGGCCACTGGACGCAGCAGGAGCGGCCCACCGAGGTGAACGAGGCGCTGACCGGCTTCCTGACGGAGCTGCGGGACTGA